A region from the Pelobates fuscus isolate aPelFus1 chromosome 1, aPelFus1.pri, whole genome shotgun sequence genome encodes:
- the TLR8 gene encoding toll-like receptor 8, translating to MALNVHEIMFKQLFIALSILHTVCCFLGMPNVNPNRTFPCDINENGSKVVFDCRARWLKNVPQPIKFSADFTELLVSNNLIDTLYGQLFANWYNLTKIDINQNHYPKTKTRNADICKRGLEIKEDTFAGLLKLKELYIDHNYLCKIPTGIPSSLKILSLQENNIFSISNESFFRLTQLEELYLGNNCYYGNKCNKSFEIQDGAFAGLQQLTVLHLNSNNLTKVPSKLPLSLQVLYLNNNKIQVISRHDFKNLVNLTVLYLSGNCPRCYNAAYPCEPCAGQSSLKIHQHAFKDLINLRELSLCNTSLKSIPSKWFENTTRLQILHLDRNYLVKEMKSAEFLLKLPLLEILDLSFNYELQSYPKYINISNTFSNLSSLKELHLQGYVFQDITSYNLDPITKLHNLKVIDLGVNFITQVDFTLFQKVPNLTVIYLAENKISPFSENVNQSKCLELSSKGGERKLNHFDVTSKFNIEMVQKFLPAGKSQCVSSGKTLDLSLNSIFYIDPENFRSFGDITCLNLSTNDIGQNLNGTEFVYLGNLTYLDLSFNKLDFDSFHAFQEIPKLEVLDLSYNKHYFVVESVTHHLKFIENLHNIKVLNLSWNEISTLTECEIKSRSLKELRFAGNRLDVLWKNGDKRYVNIFKHFRNLNILDISHNRLYELSGEVINSMPEKLTELYVNNNRITFIDWKGLMHFKHLKLLDLRYNRITMIMTNVASYAYSLKKLILNSNKISSLAPAFLHQASNLTYLDLSYNKFQSINKSIFLSGNENYLHILKLNGNPFDCRCEISDFIMWINENNVTIPRLATDVLCATPNDKKGTGIIYFDLHACSLDSTCMLIFFFTFCLVILSTALPIMKHIFYWDMWYIYNWFAAQFKRSKISTSKTLFDAYISYDTKDEAVSDWVFNELCHHLEGNGEEHVLCLEERDWEPGKAVIDNIILSIDTSRKTLFVLTKKYVRSGKFKTAFYLALQKLMDENMDVIIIVLLQPVLQNSQYLRLRRKICKSSILEWPKNPHAEDFFWQRMRNVLLTDNYSRYNNLYADSVKV from the exons ATGGCTCTGAATGTACAC gagatCATGTTCAAGCAATTGTTTATTGCTCTGTCGATTCTACATACAGTTTGCTGTTTTCTTGGCATGCCTAATGTGAATCCAAACAGGACCTTTCCCTGTGATATTAATGAAAATGGATCAAAAGTTGTTTTCGATTGTCGTGCACGGTGGTTAAAGAATGTGCCACAGCCCATCAAGTTCTCGGCAGACTTTACTGAGCTACTTGTATCAAACAATCTTATagatacactatatggacaattGTTTGCAAACTGGTATAATCTCACAAAAATTGACATAAATCAGAATCATTATCCAAAGACTAAAACCAGAAACGCGGATATATGCAAACGAGGGCTAGAGATTAAAGAAGACACATTTGCTGGCCTACTAAAACTTAAAGAGCTATATATTGATCATAATTATCTATGTAAAATACCAACAGGGATCCCTAGTTCTTTAAAGATATTGAGTCTTCaggaaaataatatattttcgATTAGCAATGAAAGTTTTTTTAGGCTAACACAGCTAGAAGAATTATACCTTGGAAACAATTGTTACTATGGTAACAAGTGCAACAAATCTTTCGAGATCCAAGATGGAGCATTTGCGGGGCTTCAACAATTAACTGTACTGCATCTCAACTCTAATAATTTAACCAAAGTTCCCTCCAAGCTGCCATTGTCATTGCAAGTGCTTtatttaaacaacaacaaaattcaagtaattagcCGACACGATTTTAAGAATTTGGTGAATTTAACAGTCCTATATCTGAGTGGCAATTGTCCAAGGTGCTATAATGCTGCTTACCCATGTGAACCATGTGCAGGGCAGTCATCCCTTAAAATCCATCAACATGCATTTAAGGATCTTATAAATTTGAGAGAACTGAGCCTTTGTAATACGTCCTTGAAATCAATACCATCCAAATGGTTTGAAAATACAACTCGTTTACAAATCCTACATCTTGATAGAAATTATTTGGTAAAAGAAATGAAATCAGCAGAATTTTTACTTAAACTGCCTTTGCTGGAAATACTTGACTTATCTTTTAATTATGAGTTACAGTCATATCCAAAGTATATTAATATTTCCAATACTTTTTCCAATTTATCATCCCTTAAAGAATTACACTTACAAGGGTATGTTTTTCAAGATATTACTAGCTATAATTTGGATCCTATAACAAAACTTCATAATTTAAAAGTAATAGATCTTGGAGTGAATTTTATCACGCAAGTTGATTTTACACTGTTCCAAAAAGTTCCCAATTTGACAGTAATATACTTGGCCGAGAATAAAATCTCCCCATTCTCTGAGAATGTCAATCAAAGCAAGTGTTTGGAGTTATCTTCAAAAGGGGGTGAAAGAAAACTTAATCATTTTGATGTTACTTCAAAATTTAATATTGAGATGGTCCAGAAATTCCTACCTGCAGGAAAGTCCCAGTGTGTTTCAAGTGGCAAAACATTGGACCTCAGCTTGAACAGCATTTTCTATATTGACCCAGAAAACTTCAGATCATTTGGAGACATAACATGTTTGAATCTATCTACAAATGATATTGGTCAGAATTTAAATGGAACTGAGTTTGTATACCTAGGAAACTTAACATACTTAGATTTGTCTTTTAATAAACTTGATTTTGATTCTTTCCATGCATTTCAGGAAATACCAAAATTAGAGGTCTTGGATTTAAGTTATAACAAGCACTATTTTGTAGTGGAAAGTGTAACACATCACCTGAAATTTATTGAAAATCTACATAACATCAAGGTCTTAAATTTAAGCTGGAATGAGATATCTACTCTAACTGAGTGTGAAATTAAGAGTCGCTCTTTAAAAGAGTTAAGGTTTGCTGGAAACCGTTTAGATGTATTATGGAAAAATGGTGACAAACGGTATGTAAACATTTTTAAGCACTTTAGAAATCTTAATATTCTTGATATATCTCACAACAGACTTTATGAACTTTCTGGTGAGGTGATCAACAGTATGCCAGAAAAGCTTACAGAGCTGTATGTAAACAATAATCGAATTACTTTTATTGACTGGAAAGGTCTGATGCATTTTAAACATCTGAAGCTTCTCGATCTTAGGTATAACAGAATTACGATGATCATGACCAACGTGGCCAGTTATGCATATTCACTGAAAAAACTTATTCTCAATAGCAATAAGATTTCTAGTTTGGCTCCTGCATTCCTACACCAGGCAAGCAATCTTACCTATTTAGACTTGAGTTACAACAAATTTCAGAGTATAAATAAGTCTATATTCTTGTCAGGCAATGAAAattatttacacattttaaaGTTGAATGGAAATCCATTTGATTGTCGATGTGAAATATCAGACTTTATAATGTGGATCAATGAAAATAATGTCACAATTCCACGACTGGCCACTGATGTCCTTTGCGCTACTCCCAATGATAAAAAAGGAACTGGCATTATATATTTTGACCTGCATGCTTGTAGTTTAGATAGCACATGTATGCTcattttctttttcactttttgCCTAGTTATACTTTCCACTGCATTGCCCATTatgaaacatatattttattgGGATATGTGGTATATCTATAACTGGTTTGCTGCACAGTTTAAAAGAAGTAAAATCTCTACCTCAAAAACCTTATTTGATGCTTATATATCTTACGATACCAAAGATGAAGCTGTTAGTGACTGGGTCTTCAATGAATTATGTCACCACCTGGAAGGTAATGGTGAGGAACACGTCCTTTGTTTAGAAGAAAGGGATTGGGAACCAGGAAAAGCTGTTATCGATAATATTATACTAAGTATTGACACTAGCAGAAAGACATTGTTTGTTCTCACCAAAAAATATGTGAGAAGTGGAAAGTTCAAAACAGCATTTTACCTGGCTTTGCAAAAACTGATGGATGAAAATATGGATGTGATTATAATTGTACTATTGCAACCAGTTCTACAGAATTCACAATACCTCAGACTTAGAAGAAAAATATGTAAGAGCTCTATCTTGGAATGGCCAAAAAATCCACATGCTGAAGATTTCTTTTGGCAAAGGATGAGAAATGTTTTGTTGACTGATAATTACAGCAGATATAATAATTTATATGCAGATTCTGTCAAGGTTTAA